The following proteins are encoded in a genomic region of Azotosporobacter soli:
- a CDS encoding sensor histidine kinase — translation MREISQFALGDIVNTDVLQEIQDKFSETTGLAAVIVDPEGTPITRTSNFTQLCQYIRSTPKGMARCSGCDDSGGRRSIDLRKPIVYRCHSGLTDLAAPIIVQDQYIGAFLAGQVVLYREEGEDVKTEMCKRVSDLELDEAVLSELFDRVREVQETNIKAAADLIYIMANYIVEIGVANIVQKKLMKELQAKAELETLLKATELKALQSQVNPHFLFNTLNTIARLAMLEGATQTQEVAYALSDLLRNNLRDMDRLRTVEEELKSVQDYLTIQKVRFGERIHSSIQVEPEIWTARLPALTLQPLVENAIIHGLEGRIEGGAIKISGHLRETDVYLEISDTGVGVEEGKIAAIFREEKRQKSQGQTTGLGILNVHKRIKHYFGGQYGITMQSCLGSGTTIGIRLPYQTE, via the coding sequence GTGCGAGAAATCAGCCAGTTTGCGCTAGGAGACATTGTCAATACCGATGTACTGCAGGAGATTCAGGATAAGTTTTCTGAAACCACGGGCCTGGCCGCGGTCATTGTCGATCCGGAAGGAACGCCGATCACACGGACGAGCAATTTCACGCAACTTTGTCAGTACATCCGTTCAACGCCGAAAGGGATGGCGCGTTGTTCCGGCTGCGATGACAGCGGCGGACGCCGTTCCATCGACCTGCGAAAACCCATAGTCTATCGTTGCCATTCCGGCTTGACGGATCTGGCGGCGCCGATCATCGTGCAGGATCAGTATATCGGCGCGTTCCTGGCCGGACAGGTTGTCCTGTACCGCGAAGAGGGAGAAGACGTCAAAACGGAAATGTGCAAACGCGTCAGCGACCTGGAACTGGACGAAGCGGTGCTGAGCGAACTGTTCGACCGGGTCAGGGAAGTACAGGAGACGAATATCAAGGCGGCGGCCGATCTGATTTATATCATGGCCAATTATATAGTAGAGATCGGTGTGGCCAACATCGTACAGAAAAAACTGATGAAGGAATTGCAGGCCAAGGCGGAACTGGAAACGCTGCTGAAGGCGACGGAACTGAAGGCGCTACAGTCACAGGTCAATCCGCATTTTCTCTTTAACACGCTGAACACGATCGCCCGCTTGGCGATGCTCGAAGGCGCGACGCAGACGCAGGAAGTGGCGTATGCCTTATCGGATCTGTTGCGCAATAACCTGCGCGACATGGATCGTTTGCGGACCGTGGAGGAAGAGCTGAAATCAGTACAGGACTATCTGACGATCCAAAAAGTCCGCTTTGGCGAACGGATCCACTCTTCGATCCAGGTGGAACCGGAAATTTGGACGGCCAGGCTGCCGGCGTTGACATTGCAGCCGTTGGTGGAGAATGCGATCATTCATGGACTCGAGGGGCGGATCGAAGGCGGCGCGATTAAAATCAGCGGCCATTTGCGTGAGACGGACGTCTACCTGGAAATTAGCGACACCGGCGTCGGCGTAGAGGAAGGCAAGATTGCCGCGATTTTTCGCGAAGAAAAACGGCAGAAGAGCCAGGGGCAGACGACGGGCCTTGGCATCTTGAATGTACATAAACGAATCAAACATTATTTTGGCGGTCAATACGGCATCACGATGCAAAGTTGTCTCGGTAGCGGAACGACGATTGGCATTCGCCTGCCGTATCAGACGGAATAA
- a CDS encoding nicotinate-nucleotide--dimethylbenzimidazole phosphoribosyltransferase: protein MDFETRVKEWIDGAAKPVNSLGLLEEHLKKIVMSWGEIKPELKPYHLVFAADNGVVEEGVAQTPQEVTYLQAQNMVAGRATISCFCQSNRIDYGVADVGINSTEPFSGFQRKVALGTKNFIKEEAMSHSEFDQAWQASQNLVRELVQERGYNMLSFGEMGIGNTTTSAAVMHGLTGILPEFVVGYGAGVERTELLKHKRQIVAKGVALHKEKLQTPQEVLRCLGGFDLVAICAGMLECAKLRTPFVIDGFITAVAYACASRIAPEIEKHAIPSHMSKEPGMAYALLMGNIVSDSVFIRANMGLGEGTGAVLMVSIMKTMLYTMHHMARFSELTPLEIPGNRTEVEVQEKIVVV from the coding sequence ATGGATTTTGAAACGCGGGTCAAGGAGTGGATCGATGGAGCGGCCAAGCCGGTAAACAGCTTAGGTCTGCTGGAAGAACATTTGAAGAAGATCGTCATGTCCTGGGGTGAGATCAAGCCGGAGTTGAAACCATACCACTTGGTCTTTGCCGCCGACAACGGCGTCGTGGAAGAGGGCGTTGCTCAAACGCCGCAGGAAGTCACATATTTACAGGCGCAGAACATGGTGGCAGGCAGAGCGACGATCAGCTGTTTTTGCCAAAGTAACCGGATTGATTATGGCGTTGCGGATGTGGGCATCAATTCGACGGAACCGTTTAGCGGCTTTCAGCGGAAAGTGGCGCTGGGAACGAAGAATTTTATCAAAGAAGAAGCAATGAGCCATAGCGAGTTCGATCAGGCTTGGCAGGCGAGTCAGAATCTGGTGCGCGAGCTGGTGCAAGAGCGCGGTTACAATATGCTTTCATTTGGTGAAATGGGGATCGGCAACACGACGACATCGGCTGCAGTCATGCATGGTCTGACCGGCATTCTGCCGGAGTTCGTCGTCGGTTACGGCGCAGGCGTTGAACGGACGGAACTGCTAAAACACAAACGCCAGATCGTTGCCAAAGGCGTTGCGCTGCATAAAGAAAAACTGCAAACGCCGCAGGAGGTCTTACGTTGTCTTGGCGGCTTTGATTTGGTTGCGATTTGTGCGGGCATGCTCGAGTGTGCGAAGCTACGGACGCCTTTTGTCATCGACGGCTTCATCACGGCTGTCGCGTATGCATGTGCTTCACGCATTGCGCCGGAAATCGAAAAGCATGCGATTCCGTCGCACATGTCAAAAGAACCGGGCATGGCTTACGCTCTTTTAATGGGAAACATCGTGTCCGACAGCGTCTTCATCCGCGCCAATATGGGGCTGGGCGAAGGAACGGGCGCAGTATTGATGGTATCAATCATGAAAACGATGCTATATACCATGCATCATATGGCTCGCTTTTCCGAACTGACGCCGCTTGAAATACCGGGAAACCGGACGGAAGTCGAAGTTCAAGAGAAAATTGTCGTAGTATAA
- the cobS gene encoding adenosylcobinamide-GDP ribazoletransferase, whose product MLGTLWTDFITGFQFFTRIPVVSQTEWSLESFGRSVKMLPFIGAIIGLLLGGGAYLLQHYAGAPAHVLAVTLIVAEIIITGGLHCDGFMDTADGIFSGRPKERMLEIMKDSRVGAFGAMAFALLILTKYSFYLDIDPALLPFACFAMAIGGKMGLVVAVTSFPYARPEGLGKMFFQHHDRHALLIAAVLAALLLAPFGVRALGGGAAACIAAVIVGRYVNARLDGLTGDVYGAVNEVAQLAVLLVFCVK is encoded by the coding sequence GTGCTGGGAACGCTATGGACTGATTTTATAACGGGCTTTCAATTTTTTACGCGCATTCCGGTCGTCAGCCAGACGGAATGGTCGCTGGAAAGTTTTGGCCGCAGCGTCAAGATGCTGCCGTTTATCGGTGCGATCATCGGCTTGCTGCTGGGTGGCGGCGCTTATCTGCTGCAGCACTATGCGGGAGCGCCCGCGCATGTGCTGGCGGTTACATTGATTGTCGCGGAGATCATCATTACCGGAGGACTGCATTGCGACGGCTTTATGGATACGGCGGACGGCATCTTTTCCGGTCGCCCCAAGGAGCGGATGCTTGAGATTATGAAGGACAGCCGGGTGGGCGCGTTTGGCGCGATGGCCTTCGCACTGCTGATTTTAACGAAGTATTCTTTTTATCTCGATATCGATCCGGCGCTGCTGCCGTTTGCTTGTTTTGCTATGGCGATCGGCGGGAAAATGGGCCTTGTGGTGGCGGTCACTTCGTTTCCTTACGCCAGGCCCGAAGGTTTGGGCAAGATGTTTTTTCAGCATCATGACCGGCATGCGTTGCTGATTGCCGCAGTGCTGGCGGCGCTTCTCCTGGCTCCGTTCGGCGTCAGGGCGCTGGGCGGTGGAGCCGCAGCCTGCATAGCCGCTGTCATTGTCGGCCGCTATGTCAATGCGCGGCTGGACGGATTGACCGGCGATGTCTACGGTGCGGTCAATGAAGTGGCGCAACTGGCAGTACTGCTCGTGTTTTGCGTTAAGTAA
- a CDS encoding response regulator transcription factor codes for MYTILIVDDEQLERQALRFIIEKQCPQIRVVGEAGDGANAIRLAAESKPDIVLMDIRMPEMNGLEAAKGIRALLPGVNILMLTAFDEFSYAKQALTVGAIDYLLKPVRPEELLKALGVVMDKIGIDRSRQEEEERLRQSVEAARPFIQMSFVYDLISGNIGGSATFQERSRFLGLRVDPHLALVVDVDDFKKLTVHSSELEKQMVKQKIYQVICQAVGDLAMVTPFGSDNVIILLGFAETVTAELAKQSAKKLAATIRETIQRSLSISITVGIGRYYEDSREVHKSYHEALNAQRQRFYLGDSQIIHIEDVPFLGDVPFHYPFQHERVLLDKVRCGDRKQAKQELRNLLEEIFATKTSIETVKACVLELLIVLSRSAVEGGADLERLTLLNLECISLLNRCTSRNEVETWLIGSLDQFLDNMLENRSSMNTRVINKACEYIVKNCQRNLPLEEVAQTVHLSPFYFSRLFKQEKGYNFVDFMTKVRLDKAKRMLQEPDYTVVRIAAEVGYQDASYFCRVFRQAMNMTPNQYRAENRRGETMLQEQKEHGKKLTT; via the coding sequence GTGTATACGATACTGATTGTCGATGACGAACAGCTGGAGCGACAGGCCCTTCGCTTCATCATAGAAAAGCAGTGCCCGCAAATCAGAGTGGTCGGAGAAGCCGGCGACGGCGCCAATGCGATACGCCTGGCGGCCGAAAGCAAACCGGATATTGTTTTAATGGATATCCGTATGCCGGAGATGAACGGCTTGGAAGCGGCAAAAGGCATTCGCGCTTTGTTGCCGGGCGTTAATATTTTGATGCTAACCGCGTTCGACGAGTTCAGCTATGCCAAGCAGGCTCTTACGGTAGGTGCGATTGACTACTTATTGAAGCCGGTGCGCCCGGAAGAATTGCTGAAGGCGCTGGGAGTTGTCATGGATAAGATCGGCATCGATCGTTCGCGCCAGGAGGAAGAGGAACGGCTGCGACAGAGCGTGGAAGCGGCGCGTCCGTTCATTCAGATGTCGTTTGTCTATGATTTGATTTCCGGCAATATCGGCGGCAGCGCTACGTTCCAGGAACGTTCGCGTTTTCTTGGTCTGCGCGTCGATCCGCATCTGGCGCTGGTCGTCGATGTCGATGATTTCAAGAAGCTGACGGTTCATTCGAGCGAACTGGAAAAGCAGATGGTCAAGCAGAAGATTTATCAGGTGATCTGCCAGGCGGTCGGTGATCTGGCGATGGTGACGCCTTTCGGCAGCGACAATGTGATTATTTTGCTTGGCTTTGCCGAAACGGTGACGGCAGAGTTGGCAAAACAAAGCGCGAAGAAATTGGCGGCTACAATCAGAGAAACGATTCAGCGCAGTTTGAGTATCAGCATCACGGTTGGAATCGGACGTTATTATGAAGATTCGCGTGAAGTGCATAAATCGTATCATGAGGCGCTGAATGCGCAGCGCCAGCGTTTCTATCTTGGCGACAGTCAGATCATTCATATTGAAGATGTGCCGTTTTTGGGCGATGTGCCCTTTCATTATCCGTTCCAGCATGAGAGAGTTCTGCTGGACAAGGTACGTTGCGGCGATCGCAAGCAGGCAAAACAGGAATTGCGTAATTTATTGGAAGAAATTTTTGCGACGAAGACCAGCATCGAAACCGTAAAAGCGTGCGTCCTAGAACTGTTGATCGTGTTGTCGCGTTCGGCCGTGGAAGGCGGCGCTGATTTGGAACGATTGACGCTGCTGAATTTGGAATGCATCAGTTTGCTGAACCGATGTACGTCACGTAATGAAGTGGAGACCTGGCTCATCGGATCGCTCGATCAATTTCTTGACAATATGCTGGAGAATCGCAGCAGCATGAATACGCGCGTGATTAATAAAGCGTGCGAGTATATCGTGAAAAATTGCCAACGCAATCTGCCGCTGGAAGAGGTGGCGCAAACGGTTCATTTAAGTCCGTTTTATTTCAGTCGGCTCTTCAAACAGGAAAAAGGCTATAATTTTGTTGATTTCATGACGAAGGTTCGTTTGGATAAAGCGAAACGGATGCTGCAGGAACCGGATTATACCGTTGTTCGTATTGCTGCGGAAGTCGGCTACCAGGATGCCAGCTATTTTTGCCGCGTCTTCAGGCAAGCGATGAATATGACGCCGAATCAATACCGGGCGGAAAACCGTCGCGGCGAAACAATGTTGCAGGAACAAAAAGAACATGGCAAAAAGCTCACAACGTAA
- a CDS encoding histidine phosphatase family protein: protein MGASTKVILVRHGQTDWNRTKRYQGHSDIPLNETGQMQAKQVGKRLASLPLRAVYSSDLTRAVQTAAAIALPHGLTVMTCAAFRELNFGLWEGLTYEEIMAGWPAWLTAMYARPSIGYAPQGESFPLVQLRALKGLNACIAAHPGETIAIVSHGGPLRTLLCAALGLPIDQVWSLKQDTTAVNILEYSEGLLQLVLSNDTQHLKEDA, encoded by the coding sequence ATGGGTGCGTCAACAAAAGTCATTCTGGTGCGGCATGGTCAGACCGATTGGAATCGGACGAAACGCTACCAGGGGCATAGCGATATTCCTTTGAATGAAACGGGACAAATGCAGGCAAAGCAGGTGGGAAAACGTTTGGCCTCGCTTCCGCTTCGGGCGGTGTACAGCAGTGATTTGACGCGCGCCGTTCAGACCGCAGCGGCGATTGCTTTGCCGCATGGTCTTACCGTCATGACGTGCGCGGCGTTTCGTGAACTGAACTTTGGCCTCTGGGAAGGTCTTACTTATGAAGAGATCATGGCCGGTTGGCCGGCCTGGCTTACGGCGATGTATGCGCGACCAAGCATAGGCTATGCGCCGCAGGGCGAAAGCTTTCCACTGGTGCAACTTCGCGCGCTGAAAGGACTCAACGCGTGCATTGCCGCGCATCCGGGCGAAACGATCGCGATCGTTTCGCATGGCGGCCCGCTGCGCACCTTGCTTTGCGCAGCGCTTGGCCTGCCGATTGATCAAGTCTGGTCGTTGAAACAGGATACGACGGCGGTGAACATCCTGGAATATAGCGAGGGTTTGCTGCAATTGGTGCTCTCGAATGACACGCAGCATCTGAAAGAGGATGCATAG